Proteins from a genomic interval of Lolium perenne isolate Kyuss_39 chromosome 1, Kyuss_2.0, whole genome shotgun sequence:
- the LOC127327930 gene encoding uncharacterized protein produces the protein MGKEMENGGDAPADVSAVGTLVWVRRNNGSWWPGRVVSPNDVPDCCPAPPRSPATPILLLGRRDGPVFVEWLNLERSKRVKPFRCGERGLEDCIRTAQEQAADRRLRSKTAAGGGTRYARKDDAVLQALEIERACLRSSSSSRPTTTTTTSKPSHSAPAPAPAARKRRRTPNDSEDDAPQRMKDLTDIGKHATTPNAPAFTDLNQHLPSTSQMKRTKQSHHHSANRNQPGPTADQDQDHPCGISRRRDRSRPLSELCNGDAWNGHRTNGQRPHQHLMHAASSLGMVLDNKPSSRRAVGPVIKTELGYGDMWKNGLKPNGQRADQRPIRAASSLDAVLDTRSSSRHAIGPVKTEPVDDGFPLPVNVHLAATSIMKTDHLHVHQPCASTKAPTQEHTNQASNCSKDGISSQCDSRNSKKKTITSVDHEGINNTKTVPEREHRRERAAKHRAPSNEVILLEKRVEKSAAADKTAAPADDYKGLAVITPNSLDCVGAVLQQHSGIKCKVEEPAETTSNHPNCENVPAPSVVFELSPHQVLPPQQRDLVAAVKPVKTLQLNSSIYDVEISAQGASSGSKGGRVPLVSLMSKSSRRPVVGYPVTVEVLDDTAPRPPAPSVHDHHHPSTSNTVNRPMKVEEEEEAAAPAPQRAMPLPSSHRAARTTRAKAKSRRKASDDDESWRPHTKNSPVTSSSANLKSRRKTTEDETWRPHTKNPVSSSPRKMRRLSSFGPSQRGAGGGDRRPAAVGPFAVACIPLRLVFSRIHEALS, from the exons ATGGGGAAGGAGATGGAGAACGGCGGCGACGCACCTGCGGATGTTTCGGCGGTGGGGACGCTGGTGTGGGTGCGGCGCAACAACGGGTCGTGGTGGCCGGGCCGTGTCGTCTCGCCCAACGACGTCCCCGACTGCTGCCCCGCGCCGCCGCGCTCCCCCGCCACGCCCATCTTGCTCCTCGGCCGCCGCGACGGGCCCGTCTTCGT CGAGTGGTTGAACCTGGAGCGGAGCAAGCGGGTGAAGCCGTTCCGATGCGGGGAGCGGGGCCTGGAGGACTGCATCCGCACGGCCCAGGAGCAGGCCGCCGACCGACGCCTCCGCTCCAAAACCGCCGCCGGCGGGGGCACCAGGTACGCCCGCAAGGACGACGCCGTGCTCCAGGCGCTCGAGATCGAGCGGGCATGCctccgctcctcctcctcctcaaggcccaccaccaccaccaccaccagcaagCCCTCCCACTccgcccccgcccccgcccccgccgcCAGGAAGCGCAGGAGGACGCCCAACGACTCCGAGGACGACGCGCCGCAGCGGATGAAAGACCTCACTGACATCGGAAAGCACGCCACCACGCCCAATGCGCCCGCCTTCACCGATCTGAACCAGCACCTGCCGAGCACCAGccagatgaagaggaccaagcagTCCCACCACCACTCCGCCAACAGGAACCAGCCAGGGCCAACCGCCGACCAGGACCAGGACCACCCCTGCGGGATCTCCAGGAGAAGGGATAGGTCCCGGCCGCTGTCGGAGCTGTGTAATGGAGATGCGTGGAacgggcacagaaccaatggccagaGACCTCATCAGCACCTCATGCACGCCGCTTCGAGCTTGGGTATGGTGCTGGATAACAAGCCCAGCTCTCGCCGTGCCGTCGGACCTGTCATCAAGACCGAGCTTGGATATGGAGACATGTGGAAGAACGGGCTCAAGCCCAATGGTCAGAGAGCTGATCAGCGCCCCATTCGCGCTGCTTCGAGCCTGGATGCGGTGCTGGATACCAGGTCCAGCTCCCGTCACGCCATCGGACCGGTCAAGACGGAGCCTGTCGACGATGGATTTCCCCTTCCTGTCAACGTTCACCTCGCCGCAACAAGTATCATGAAAACAG ATCACTTGCATGTGCACCAACCATGCGCTTCAACGAAGGCTCCTACCCAGGAACATACCAATCAAGCTTCCAACTGCAGCAAAGATGGCATATCTTCCCAATGTGACAGCAGAAACTCTAAGAAGAAAACAATAACCTCCGTCGATCATGAAGGCATTAACAACACCAAAACTGTACCAGAGCGCGAACACCGCAGAGAAAGGGCAGCAAAGCACAGAGCACCAAGTAACGAGGTTATCCTGTTAGAGAAAAGGGTGGAGAAGAGTGCCGCTGCCGACAAGACCGCGGCACCTGCTGATGATTACAAAGGCCTTGCAGTAATAACTCCTAACAGTCTGGACTGTGTCGGCGCGGTTCTGCAGCAGCACTCTGGAATCAAGTGCAAAGTTGAAGAGCCAGCTGAGACCACCAGCAACCATCCAaactgtgagaatgttcctgcacCATCCGTGGTCTTTGAGCTGTCGCCACACCAAGTATTGCCACCCCAGCAGAGAGATCTGGTGGCTGCCGTGAAGCCTGTCAAGACCCTGCAGCTGAACTCGTCCATCTATGATGTGGAGATAAGTGCGCAGGGGGCCAGCAGCGGCAGCAAGGGGGGTCGTGTACCTCTCGTCTCTCTGATGAGCAAATCGAGCCGAAGGCCCGTTGTGGGGTATCCGGTCACCGTGGAGGTGCTAGACGACACCGCACCCCGCCCTCCTGCCCCGAGTGTACACGACCATCACCACCCCTCTACGAGCAACACCGTTAACAGACCAAtgaaggtggaggaggaggaggaagctgcAGCTCCAGCCCCGCAGCGCGCTATGCCGCTGCCGTCGTCGCACAGGGCAGCGCGAACGACACGAGCAAAAGCGAAGAGCCGCAGGAAGGCCTCGGATGATGACGAGTCGTGGCGACCGCACACCAAGAACAGCCCAGTGACATCTTCAAGTGCAAACTTGAAGAGCCGCAGGAAGACCACGGAGGACGAAACATGGCGACCGCACACCAAGAACCCGGTGTCGTCTTCCCCGAGGAAGATGCGGAGGCTGTCGTCCTTCGGCCCAAGCCAGAGAGGAGCAGGAGGCGGAGACAGGAGGCCGGCGGCTGTGGGGCCATTCGCCGTCGCGTGCATCCCGCTCCGCCTTGTCTTCAGCAGGATCCACGAGGCGCTAAGTTAG